The proteins below are encoded in one region of Amycolatopsis acidiphila:
- a CDS encoding aspartate/glutamate racemase family protein codes for MKLTVVSPLISDDFTEGVRKEVEHWLGPDTDVEVVRIQRGPASIESEYDEALAGPGILEEVVKAAEGGAEAVFITCFGDPAVHAAREVVDVPVVGGFEPAVLHALALGEHVGIVTVLPNVVPMIRSLIRRYGFTDRVGSVRVVDMPVLTLHDPDTLLTRLHEQAKAAVDADEAQVIVLGCTGMIGVAASLQERLAAEGTFIPVIDPTGAALLWLESQVRLGVRPSRATYLPPPAKKRIP; via the coding sequence ATGAAGCTCACCGTCGTCAGCCCGCTCATCAGCGACGACTTCACCGAAGGCGTGCGCAAGGAGGTCGAACACTGGCTCGGCCCGGACACCGACGTCGAGGTCGTCCGGATCCAGCGCGGTCCGGCATCGATCGAGAGCGAATACGACGAGGCGCTCGCCGGGCCGGGCATCCTGGAGGAGGTGGTGAAGGCAGCCGAAGGCGGCGCGGAGGCCGTGTTCATCACCTGCTTCGGCGACCCCGCGGTGCACGCCGCTCGCGAGGTGGTCGACGTGCCGGTGGTCGGCGGCTTCGAGCCCGCCGTACTGCACGCGCTGGCACTGGGCGAGCACGTCGGCATCGTGACGGTGCTGCCGAACGTGGTGCCGATGATCCGCAGCCTGATCCGCCGGTACGGCTTCACCGACCGGGTGGGCTCCGTGCGCGTCGTCGACATGCCCGTGCTCACCCTGCACGATCCCGACACCCTCCTGACTCGGCTGCACGAGCAGGCCAAGGCGGCGGTCGACGCGGACGAAGCCCAGGTGATCGTGCTCGGCTGCACCGGGATGATCGGCGTCGCCGCAAGCCTGCAGGAACGGCTGGCCGCCGAGGGCACGTTCATTCCGGTGATCGACCCGACCGGCGCCGCGCTGCTGTGGCTGGAGTCCCAAGTGCGCCTCGGCGTCCGGCCCAGCCGCGCCACTTACCTGCCACCGCCCGCCAAGAAGCGCATCCCCTGA
- a CDS encoding purine-cytosine permease family protein, giving the protein MPKSPSAETEDRHYRTRVAAIEPYGVDHIPDAERHGTARSQFSIWFAAGLNFPIMVLGFSAVSYGLSLTAAVTAIVAGSLIGAVVQGVLSQMGARLGVPQQIQARGPLGFFGNFVPVAYINVFAGIGWAAVTIILGAQALHHLVPGVPFWLTALILVTVQLVVAVFGYNMIHFLQKILSVVLFFGFVLITVVSVVRGDALNFDANPAAPFYLGATGGWITFAGFFMSFLIAWWPFASDYSRYLPDDDTTARRAGGYTLAGNFLTLTWLGIAGALLGGSAIAGEEPIQALARLTGPWAPVALVIVMISSFSQNFLNVYGGAISVQTLRIPVSRRTAVVVICVAAYLISLWAGAGFEAKFKNFLFLGAYLIAPFGAALLLDYFVGGRKDKSRIPELYDETRLVNWGFFAWLAGVVASVPFWNLSFYRGWVTVHHPEWGDLTYFAGFAVAVVVYLLTYRLPGIRRRGAPSSDAAVPVESAVVGGEERP; this is encoded by the coding sequence ATGCCCAAGTCCCCCTCCGCCGAGACCGAGGACCGGCACTACCGCACCAGGGTCGCGGCGATCGAGCCGTACGGTGTCGACCACATTCCGGACGCCGAACGCCATGGCACGGCCCGGTCCCAGTTCTCGATCTGGTTCGCCGCCGGTCTCAACTTCCCGATCATGGTGCTCGGGTTCTCCGCGGTCAGCTACGGGCTCTCGCTCACGGCGGCGGTGACGGCGATCGTCGCCGGGTCGCTGATCGGCGCCGTCGTGCAGGGCGTTCTCTCGCAGATGGGCGCACGACTGGGCGTACCGCAGCAGATCCAGGCGCGGGGGCCGCTCGGATTCTTCGGCAACTTCGTCCCGGTCGCCTATATCAACGTCTTCGCCGGTATCGGCTGGGCCGCGGTGACGATCATCCTCGGTGCGCAGGCGCTCCACCACCTGGTGCCGGGCGTACCGTTCTGGCTCACCGCGCTGATCCTGGTCACCGTCCAGCTCGTCGTGGCCGTCTTCGGCTACAACATGATCCATTTCCTGCAGAAGATCCTGTCGGTGGTGCTGTTCTTCGGCTTCGTGCTCATCACCGTGGTGTCCGTGGTGCGCGGCGACGCGCTGAACTTCGACGCCAACCCGGCCGCACCGTTCTACCTGGGCGCGACCGGCGGCTGGATCACCTTCGCGGGGTTCTTCATGTCGTTTCTCATCGCGTGGTGGCCCTTCGCGTCGGACTATTCGCGGTACCTGCCCGACGACGACACCACCGCACGCCGCGCCGGCGGCTACACCCTCGCCGGAAACTTCCTCACGCTGACCTGGCTCGGCATCGCCGGTGCTCTGCTCGGCGGTTCCGCGATCGCGGGGGAGGAACCCATCCAAGCACTGGCCCGGCTGACCGGCCCCTGGGCCCCGGTCGCGCTGGTCATCGTCATGATCTCGTCGTTCTCGCAGAACTTCCTCAACGTCTACGGCGGCGCGATCTCGGTGCAGACCCTGCGCATCCCGGTCAGCCGCCGCACCGCCGTCGTCGTGATCTGCGTGGCGGCCTACCTCATCAGTCTGTGGGCGGGGGCGGGGTTCGAGGCGAAGTTCAAGAACTTCTTGTTCCTCGGGGCCTACCTCATCGCCCCCTTCGGGGCCGCGCTGCTGCTCGACTACTTCGTGGGAGGACGCAAGGACAAAAGCCGCATTCCCGAGCTGTACGACGAGACCCGGCTGGTGAACTGGGGTTTCTTCGCCTGGCTCGCCGGGGTCGTGGCGTCGGTGCCGTTCTGGAACCTGTCCTTCTACCGGGGCTGGGTCACGGTCCACCATCCTGAGTGGGGTGATCTGACCTATTTCGCGGGCTTCGCCGTGGCGGTGGTGGTCTACCTGCTGACCTACCGCCTCCCGGGAATTCGCCGGCGGGGTGCACCGAGTTCGGACGCCGCCGTTCCGGTCGAGAGCGCCGTGGTCGGTGGCGAGGAACGGCCATGA
- a CDS encoding 5-oxoprolinase subunit C family protein, producing MSRVLEVLRAGPLTTVQDRGRIGLAHLAVPRSGALDEPAWKLANRLVGNDEHAAALETTLAGPALRPRVSCHLAITGAWVPIDIDGRAAPWGIPFFVRAGQTVSIGTATRGLRAYVAVSGGFAVAPTLGSPATDLLSGLGHPPLRDGDTLPLGEPVGPPAVIASAPYPAPPTELHLRLILGPRHDWFTDDAISLLAGTTYSVTPVSNRIALRLHGTPIPRQATKELPSEGTVTGAVQVPADGHPLVFLKDHPTTVGYPIIGVVDPSDLSLCAQARPGTPVRFHLKTVPRDRRIRFPEERP from the coding sequence ATGAGCCGCGTCCTCGAGGTACTGCGCGCCGGGCCGTTGACCACTGTGCAGGACCGCGGCCGGATCGGACTCGCCCACCTCGCCGTTCCCCGCTCCGGAGCGCTGGACGAGCCGGCCTGGAAGCTGGCCAACCGGCTCGTCGGCAATGACGAGCACGCCGCCGCCCTCGAGACCACCTTGGCCGGGCCGGCGCTGCGCCCGCGCGTTTCGTGCCACCTGGCGATCACCGGCGCCTGGGTGCCCATCGACATCGACGGCCGGGCCGCGCCGTGGGGAATCCCCTTCTTCGTCCGCGCCGGACAGACCGTCAGCATCGGGACCGCCACCCGCGGCCTGCGTGCCTACGTCGCGGTTTCCGGTGGCTTCGCCGTGGCACCCACCTTGGGCAGCCCAGCCACCGATCTGCTCTCGGGTCTGGGGCACCCGCCGCTTCGCGACGGCGACACACTTCCCCTCGGGGAGCCCGTCGGCCCGCCCGCGGTGATTGCCTCCGCCCCCTACCCCGCGCCGCCCACAGAGCTGCACCTCCGTCTCATCCTCGGCCCGCGTCACGACTGGTTCACCGACGACGCGATCTCGCTGCTGGCCGGCACCACCTACAGCGTCACTCCGGTCAGCAACCGGATCGCCCTGCGCCTCCACGGCACACCGATCCCTCGCCAGGCGACGAAAGAGCTGCCCAGCGAGGGAACCGTCACCGGCGCCGTCCAGGTTCCCGCCGACGGACACCCGCTGGTCTTCCTGAAGGATCACCCCACCACCGTCGGCTACCCCATCATCGGCGTGGTCGACCCGTCGGATCTTTCCCTGTGCGCACAAGCCCGGCCGGGCACGCCGGTCCGGTTCCACCTGAAGACCGTCCCCCGCGATCGTCGGATCCGATTCCCTGAGGAGCGTCCATGA
- a CDS encoding 5-oxoprolinase subunit B family protein, translated as MRTMLVGARALLVELDDRTAVDDLYAEIERRRVAGTLPRCEEVVPGARTVLLDGLTDPVALARDLTSWHIPRTEAPATALVEVPTVYDGADLAEVARYWEMTTREVIATHTGSRHRVAFCGFAPGFAYLTGLPPGRTVRRRPAPRSAVPTGAVGLADQYTGIYPRSSPGGWQLIGRTDLSLWDTGRVPAALLTPGTEVRFVEVPA; from the coding sequence ATGAGAACGATGCTCGTCGGCGCCCGGGCGCTGCTGGTGGAATTGGACGACCGAACCGCCGTGGACGACCTGTACGCCGAAATCGAGCGGCGCCGCGTGGCCGGCACGCTGCCGCGGTGCGAGGAAGTCGTCCCGGGCGCCCGCACCGTGCTGCTCGACGGGCTGACCGATCCCGTCGCCCTGGCCCGTGACCTGACCAGCTGGCACATCCCCCGTACCGAGGCTCCCGCGACGGCGCTGGTCGAAGTACCCACCGTCTACGACGGTGCTGATCTCGCCGAGGTCGCCCGGTACTGGGAGATGACCACTCGCGAGGTGATCGCCACCCACACCGGCAGCCGGCACCGGGTCGCGTTCTGCGGCTTCGCGCCCGGTTTCGCCTATCTCACCGGCCTGCCGCCGGGCCGCACCGTACGGCGCCGCCCGGCCCCCCGCTCCGCCGTGCCGACCGGCGCCGTGGGGCTGGCCGATCAGTACACCGGTATCTATCCCCGATCCTCACCGGGCGGCTGGCAGCTGATCGGGCGCACCGATCTGTCGCTCTGGGACACCGGCCGTGTTCCCGCCGCGCTGCTGACGCCCGGCACCGAGGTCCGGTTCGTCGAGGTGCCGGCATGA
- the ribB gene encoding 3,4-dihydroxy-2-butanone-4-phosphate synthase yields MTPALDFVARVETAVAEIAAGRAVVVTDDHDREDEGDLIFAAELATAGLVAFTVRHGSGVLCVAMDGDRLDALRLPPMCVRNEDPKGTAYAVSVDARQGVGTGISAADRARTLRLLADPATTPGELTRPGHVFPLRARPGGVLERRGHTEAAVELTRLAGLPEAGALCEIVHDEGTLRRGRALDEFCAEHGLHKLSVADLVRYRRRPVVAGPVRLPTPHGKFKAMVCVDEEAEHLALVLGEVAGRDDVPVHVHTECLTGDVFGARGCGCAARLDQALTEIRQAGAGVLVYLRRTGSLLGSLRGGACGRADPVVAARVLADLRVASARMLGGDSAVEAALTPSGVGRQRQTRARHRTTIDITRKDPRHAHPAHPA; encoded by the coding sequence ATGACGCCCGCGCTGGACTTCGTCGCCCGAGTCGAGACCGCGGTGGCCGAGATCGCCGCGGGCCGGGCGGTCGTGGTCACCGATGACCACGACCGGGAGGACGAGGGCGATCTGATCTTCGCGGCCGAGCTGGCGACAGCCGGGCTGGTCGCGTTCACCGTCCGGCACGGCTCCGGGGTGCTGTGCGTGGCGATGGATGGCGACCGGCTCGATGCGTTGCGCCTGCCTCCGATGTGTGTCAGGAACGAGGACCCGAAGGGCACTGCTTACGCGGTGAGCGTCGACGCGCGCCAGGGCGTCGGCACCGGGATCTCGGCCGCCGACCGCGCACGGACGCTGCGGTTGTTGGCGGACCCCGCCACCACACCCGGCGAGCTGACCCGTCCAGGACACGTGTTCCCGCTGCGGGCGCGGCCTGGAGGAGTGCTGGAACGGCGCGGCCACACCGAGGCCGCGGTCGAGCTGACGCGGCTGGCGGGGCTGCCGGAAGCCGGGGCGCTGTGCGAGATCGTCCACGACGAGGGGACGCTGCGTCGCGGCCGGGCACTCGACGAGTTCTGCGCGGAACACGGTCTGCACAAGCTCTCCGTGGCCGACCTCGTCCGCTACCGGCGCCGCCCGGTCGTCGCGGGACCGGTACGCCTGCCCACGCCGCACGGCAAGTTCAAGGCCATGGTCTGCGTGGACGAGGAAGCCGAGCACCTCGCGCTGGTGCTCGGGGAGGTGGCAGGCCGGGATGACGTGCCCGTGCACGTCCACACCGAATGCCTGACCGGCGACGTCTTCGGTGCGCGCGGATGCGGCTGCGCGGCCCGGCTCGACCAGGCGCTGACCGAGATCAGGCAGGCCGGCGCCGGCGTGCTCGTGTATCTGCGCCGGACCGGCAGCCTGCTCGGCAGCCTGCGGGGCGGCGCGTGCGGGCGAGCCGATCCCGTTGTGGCGGCGCGCGTTCTGGCGGATTTGCGAGTCGCCTCGGCCAGGATGCTCGGCGGCGACTCGGCCGTCGAAGCAGCCCTCACCCCCTCGGGAGTCGGTCGGCAGCGGCAGACGCGCGCCCGGCACAGGACCACCATCGACATCACGAGAAAGGACCCGCGCCATGCCCACCCTGCTCACCCAGCATGA
- a CDS encoding putative hydro-lyase, which produces MNTTPTTSPAEARSRFRAGVRVPTAGWAPGHAQANMIIVPREYAYDVLLFGQRNPKPCPIIDVSDAGSPRTALAEGADIRTDLPAYRVWRDGELVDEPGDITGYWTEDLVTFLIGCSFTFETPLVAAGIEVRHISAGSNVPMYRTNRPCRSAGRLSGPMVVSMRPVLADRVADAVRISGQFPAVHGAPVHIGEPAALGILDLSTPDFGDPVEVKPGEVPVFWACGVTPQAAIMASRPPFAITHAPGYMFVTDVPDHTYAV; this is translated from the coding sequence ATGAACACCACACCGACCACCAGCCCCGCCGAAGCCCGCAGCCGCTTCCGGGCCGGCGTGCGGGTACCGACGGCAGGCTGGGCGCCCGGTCACGCCCAGGCGAACATGATCATCGTTCCCCGGGAGTACGCCTACGACGTGCTGTTGTTCGGGCAGCGCAATCCCAAGCCCTGCCCGATCATCGACGTCTCCGACGCGGGCAGTCCGCGCACCGCCCTGGCCGAGGGTGCCGATATTCGCACGGATCTGCCGGCGTACCGGGTGTGGCGGGATGGGGAGCTCGTCGACGAGCCGGGCGACATCACCGGATACTGGACCGAAGATCTGGTGACTTTCCTGATCGGCTGCAGTTTCACCTTCGAGACGCCGTTGGTCGCCGCGGGGATCGAGGTGCGGCACATCAGCGCCGGCAGCAACGTGCCGATGTACCGGACCAACCGGCCGTGCCGGTCCGCGGGCAGGTTGAGCGGCCCGATGGTGGTGTCCATGCGGCCGGTCCTGGCCGACCGGGTGGCGGACGCGGTGCGGATCAGCGGCCAGTTTCCCGCCGTGCACGGCGCCCCGGTCCACATCGGCGAGCCCGCGGCGCTGGGCATCCTCGATCTGTCCACTCCGGACTTCGGCGACCCGGTGGAGGTCAAGCCGGGCGAAGTGCCCGTCTTCTGGGCCTGTGGCGTGACCCCGCAGGCGGCGATCATGGCGTCCCGGCCGCCGTTCGCGATCACCCACGCCCCGGGCTACATGTT